The genomic stretch ATGTGGAAGCTGCCATCAGTCAGGTGCTGGAAGATGAAGGCTTATCCAGCGACCTGGACGAGGCTGAAGCCATCACGCTGACCAGTTGGCTGACCAGGGTGGTGAAGACCATTGCCAACGAGACTGCTTCCGATGATGCTGCCTGGAAACTCATTCGCGAGAAGAAACAACTGGCGCGGAAGTTCGCCAAAGTAGTTGCCTGCTTTCGCGACCAAGGACTGGAACCGGCCAGACAACTGGCTGTAACTCAGCAGGTGCGTTGGCCTGAACAGAACCCGGCGAATGCTCATCAATTACTCAAAGCGTTAATTCTATCGACACCGAGCTGAACGTTTTTCAAGGATGAAATCATGGCTCCGTGGATCGCCAAGCCTCTTGCGAACTGGACCCTCAAGCTGCTCAAAAAGCGCGTTGGTGGTGGCTACCTGGCCAATGCCGCCTGGCTGATGGTCTTCATCGCGGGTGGTTTTTCCAGCGGATATTATGGCAACCGTCTGGCGGAATTCGCCTGGAAGCATCGCAAGGAAATTGTACACGCTATTGTCAGCAGGTTGTCACTCGATTTCTCCGGCGATGCGGTCAAGCCTGCCAGTGGCAACCTGGCGATTTACTTTACCGAGCCGGGTGAACAGGCGATGAAGCCGGGCAACATTGCCCAGCAACTGGCTGCCTGCATTGATGAAACCAGCAAGACGCTGGATGTCTGTGCCTTTGAACTCGATAACCAGGTGATTGTTGACGCCCTGGTGCGGGCAGTGGGGCGGGGCGTACGAGTTCGACTGGTCACCGAAACCGATTACCTGGATGAATCAGGCATTGCGGCAATGAAGAAAGTGAACGTACCCATCGTTGATGACCAGCGTGACGGGGCGCTGATGCACAACAAGTTCATGGTGTTCGATCAGAAAAAGGTCTGGACCGGTTCCATGAACTTCACCGAGAACTGTGCCTATAAGAACAACAACCACGGCCTGATGATTCAAAGTGAAGCACTGGCACAGAACTACATGACCAAGTTTACGTGGATGTTTGAAAAGCGAAAGTTTGGCGGCCTGCCCAGCAAGGAAGATCGCATTCCGCATCCCTCCGTCAGCCTGGCAGATGGTACAGTCATCGAGAATTATTTCTCGACGCATGATCGGCCTGCCAACCATGTCATGGAGGTATTGAAGAAAGCCAAACGCTCCATCCATTTCATGGCCTTCAGCTTCACGCATGATGGCATCGGCCAGGAGATGATGAGCAAAGCAATGGCAGGTGTGGATGTGCAGGGCGTGTTCGAGAAATCACAAAGCACCAATGATTATTGTGAATACCACCGCATGCTGCAGGCCAAGCTGCCCGTCTACCTGGATGGCAACTCACGCAATCTGCATCACAAGGTGATCATTATTGATGGTGAGATTGTGATTTGTGGTTCATTCAACTTCAGCAAGAGCGCGGATGAATCGAACGACGAAAACCTGTTGATTATTTACAACGCCGCCGCCGCAAAACAGTTTGAAGCAGAGTTTCAGAAGGTATTGAAGGAGGCGAAAGCTGTTGTGCCTGTGACGCAGTGATGGCGCCAACGCGAACACTGTTCTTCTGAACGCGAACTATGTTCTGTTGTCTGCTGGCTCCAAAGGAGCCTTCGGTGTTAGCCAGGCCCGGAAGGGCCTGGTACGAATATTGAAGGTTGACAAGCTCCGAAGGAGCGCTCGATCAATCCCACATGTAACGTTCGTCGAACTCAATTCCGTGTTTCTCCAGAAACTCCCTCAACTCCTCCTGGAACGATTTGACGCGATGGTGTTCGGCTTGATTCTCGATATAGGCTGCCACTGCATCAATCCCCGACAAACTCACTGAAAACTCCGCGTAGCCCTGCTGCCAGTAGAAGTCTTTCGACTGCGGAAACTCATCATGTATCCAACCTGACGAAATAGATTTCAACTCACCTACCATTTCCGAAGTGGAAATGTCCCGAGCCTGACGAATGAGAAGATGAATATGATCTTCGATGCCACCAATGCGAATCAATTGGCATTTAAGATTGCGCAGGATACCGCCCAGGTAAGGGTAGAAACGATCTGAAACATTGGTTGTGAGGAAACGTTGCATTTCGATCGCTCCTTTGGAGCTTAGCTAACGGCGCGTTCCTTTTCCAGGCCCTTCCGGGCCTGGCTAATACCGGCGGCTCCTTTGGAGCCAAAAGCAAGACTCGTTTGCGTTACAAGGGCTGTAAATGCTTTTGGGCATACCTATGTGACAAGTGTTCTTCTGTTGGCTCCGAAGGAGCCTTCGGCGTTAGCCAGGCCCGGAAGGGCCTGGTTTTGAGGTTGAGAAATTGCAAGCTCTGAAAGAGCGCTTGATAGTCCCCCACAGTCCGTGGAATTCTGATAGTTTTACATCCTTTTCAGTACTTCAAATCCGCCCAAGCCATCATACTTGTCACTCGAATAGTTTAATTCACTCGTTATGTAGTTGTCGTGGTGCTTGTTGATGAGTAGTTTTCGATTCGCTGCATAACCCGTAATGGAGAAGCCGTTCTTCGTTGTCGTCCATTCGCCTACTAATCCCAATGTCATAACTTGTTCACTCTTGTCATCCCCAAGAACTGTAAAGTTGGCTGAAATGGTTGCTTTATGTCGCTTGAACAATTTGATGGTGAGTGATCGCTTGTTTGCATTTGCGACGAAGCAATGCTGCAAGTTCAATCGAGAGGTAGGCCAGCATTGATAAACAATTACAGGTAACGCGATAAGAAAGGTGAGAGTGCTGAAATCGACAAACAGTGCAATCCAAGCGTATGGACGCGTTCCTGGGAGAAGCAGCAATCCAAAGAGAAGCAATAGACTGCCAACGAATGGAATTGGAGAAACAAAGCCCTTCTTACGCCATGATAATACTGGAGTGCTCCAATTCACCAGAGCTACCAGTCCTCCTAGCGCAATCAGTATGTATGCAACGACATTCATAATGATTGACAATCACTTGGAGGTAAATCCTCCCTAATACCCCATCAGAATCTCATCCAACTCAAAATCAATAAACGACTTGAAGCCGCCGTCAATTAACTCTTTGCCCAGCTTGGTGACGCTCTTGTAGTAGCGGTCGCTGGGACGTTGCCCGGTGAGCTTGCGGGTTAAATCCTGGCAGGCGATGTCGGCGGATTTCTGGAGAATCTCGTCATTCTGTCGGCCGCCGTAGAGCGCGGTACACAAAATGGTGATGGCATCCTGCACTCTTTGCGAGAGTTCAGCCATGCGGCACTGGCGATCTGCCAGGGCAAGCTGATGGGTTCGCATCGTGGTGCTGATATCAACGCCGGCTTTGTTGAGCCAATCGACTGCAAACTCAGCATGGCCACGCAAGGCATCGGGCATGATGGGCAGTGGTGCTTTGGTTTTGCCACTGGTTTTCTGAGCCATCATCCATTTGCTGTACTCCCACAGTGGGCCTTTGAGCGCCCAGAGATGTGCGGGGTTGGCGAAGTTTGGCTTGCGGATGCCGAGCTTGGCGAGTGTCTTACCAATCGGCTCGAAGAACTGGGTACCATGCTGCTTGACGAGCGATTTGAAGAACGCCATGCCGAGCATTTCGCCTTCGCCTTCGTAAATACACGGAGCGAGGAACTCGTGGACGTTGTCGCCGAAAATGTGGCCATGCAGGAAGGCCCGTCCGCCGTGCGTCTTCATGAAGAGTTCGATGGCGGCTTCCTTCTGCGATTCGCTGCCGAAGATCTTGGCGATAATACATTCCATTTCGCCACGATAACCCTGATCAATCAGACCGGAACACCAGGCAACGAGCGAATCGCTGGCAATAGTAAGCCCAGCCAGGCGACCCAGGCGGCGTTGTACCAACTCACGCGTGGCAATGGGCTGGCTGTACGTCACACGGTAACGCGACCAGGGCATCATGCTTGCCATCATCACCCGCATCTGCCCTGCAGCGCCGGCACACAAGGCAACACGGCCTAGGTTGAGCCCGTGGTAAGCAATGGTCAAGCCGTCGCCTCGTGTCGGGGTTAGCAGGTTGTCTGCGGGCACTTTCAGGTCTTTGAAGATCATGCCCTGGTTGTGCGTATGCTTCAGTGCATGCAAGCCATACTTCTTGATCTGGAACTGTGCGTTCTCTTCCTTAGGCAAATCAACAATGAGCACCGCAGGCTTGTTTTCAATCAGGCAGACCAGACCGATGGTACGGCCCGGCACCACATTGGTAATGAAGAGCTTCTCGCCATTAACGAGATAATAATCGCCTGCCTTGGTAGCAGTGGTCTTGAGTGCAGTCAAATCGCTGCCTGCACAGGGTTCAGTAAGTGCGAAAGCACTGAGGCGTTTGCCGGAAGCAAGATCAGGCAGGAAACGCTGTTTCTGTTCTTCGGTGCCGAACGTACGGAGTGGATCAACCGCGCCGATGCACCCATGCACGCTGGCCAGGCCGGAAACGGTGGCATCTGCCAGCGACATGCGAGTGAGAAAGCGGGCGAAGGCAGCGAAAGGCAAACCCGTACCGCCATACTTCTTATCAACGAGCAAGCCCCAGTAACCAACGCTGCCGAGTTCCTCAAAGACCTGCGGAGTGATTTTCTTATTGGAATCCATCAGCGTTTTGGCTGATCGGTGTTTGCGGATCACCTCGACGGAGGAGTCCATCACCTTCTGGGCATCTGCAGTGACGGTTGGCTCAGTGCTGACGAAGAGATCGATAGGCACGCCGTTATCCCACACAGCCCGGTGTGCCGGACTAGCGGTGGTCTGAAAGCGGGCCGCGAACATCGCTTCGACGTTGTCATCTGCCTTGTCGATAGCGCCAGTGCGGCGGGCTTCGTCTTCCGATTTGCCTCCCAACTTGAGAGCGGTTTCCGCAAAGGATGCTTTGGCTTCATCAAGAACAGCGGGGCCACGATCATTATTCATGAGATTATCCTTCGCCGGGTGTCAAAATGCAGGGCATACGGAGATCATAGCCCGCAATTCAGTGGTGACAATAAGTGGGTATAGTGTAACAGAGGGGCAAGTGGGTACAAGGGGGGGCATGTCATTCGAGAGATCGCCCGGACAGGAAACGAGCATTGTCTTGACACTCATCCAGTTAACGTCTAGATTCGTGAAGTCCATTTGATCGAGTTTGAAATGACATCTCTGGAAAAACGCAAACGAAAACGGATGTGGCTCAAGCTTATCAGAAAATGGCAAACTGAGCCGATTGACCGTTCATACTGGCAGATTTCGACGCTTGAAGACCCTGCTGTTGTGTCGGAAAATCTGGCTCACCTTTCTGTCTATGAGCGTCTTGAACACTTGATGCGCCTACGCTGGATGAACTATGGACCCGACGCCCTTTACGGACGACTGGAAAGAGTTTTTGCGATTGGCGAACTTGAACCGGCTCCGCTACCTCGTCGTCGGCGGCGTGGCAATGGTTCTGCACGGCCTGGTGCGCGCTACCGCTGACATTGATATCTGGATCGACAATCGGCCCGCGAATATCCGCAAGTTGAAGACGGTGCTTACCGAGTTTGGTTTTAATATGCTGGCTGATAAACTTCCGAAACAATTTTCCTCACGTCAGGCGCTATTTCTTGGTAAGCCGCCTTATCGCATTGATGTGTTATCAGGAATCAGCGGAACGCTCTTTTCTCAAGCTTATCGCGCCAAGGTCATTATCAAGATTCACGATCTGACTATCCCTGTCGTCGGGTTGAACGAGCTGATGCAAAACAAAAAGGCAGCAGGCCGCCTGAAAGACAAGGCCGATGTTGAATTGATCAAGCAGTTGCGGCAACAACGCTCTAACAAAGGGTTCAGAGAGCGTCCTTGATCAATGAATTTCAACTATCACGTCTTTCATTTTCTTGAAGTCTGTGTCAAACGTTGCTACCGGGAGCTGGTTACTCGCAGCATGGGCAGCAATCAGGCAATCGACGAAGTGAAGGTTGCTCTGGGAATAGCGGCTCAGGGCATCGAGATTCACGGGCAACTCACTGATTTCAACACCTCGTGTTTTAATGAGTTGCGATAAGACCTCTGCAATATCACGCCGAGAGCACTGATAGAAGGACTGCAGTAGGAAGACGCACTCGGCCAGCACTGCGGGAAGTATCACGAGAACCAGTTCCTGCCGATCACATGCTTCAAAGAGCTGATTGGCAACCTTTGCATGGCGGGGATGATCCTGCACGAGATACCGGACAATGACGTTGGTATCGACCAGGCGACGCTGACTCATTTCGCCTGGCTCCGCAGGTACTCACGGGCAGCGGCTTCACGAATTTGGCCAATGGAAAAATGCTTACCCTTCTTGCTGGCCAGGGCGCCCTTGAGAGACTTGGCGTTAGGTTGAACGCGAATAATAGCATGATCGCCCTGGACAATGTACTCCAGCCTGTCACCGGGCATGATGTGCAACGATTCCCGAACCTGGTTTGGGATAGTAGTCTGCCCTTTCTTGGTGAGTGTGGAATGCAGCATGGAATCGCCTTACTTTTCTAAAATGCCTTACATTGTAATTATGCCTAGTTTAATGCATGGGTCAAGAGCATAAGACTGATAGTTTTGTAGAGTTATTTGCGTTGCTCCTCGGTACCACTGGTGATCGCCAGGGAGGGTCGTACAGGTTCCACCGACGCACTGTCCAGAAAGTGAATTTTGTCATGCATCCCTGCGCAGACCAGATAACGTCCATCCGGGCTGAACTTCAGCACAGAAGGAAGCAGATTCAGTCGAACTGAATAGAGTTCCTGCCCTAGTTCAGCATCCCAGAAGTGCATTTGGCCATTCTCTGCAACGGTGACGTATCGTTTATCATCTTTGGTGAGTGCAACAGCTATAGCTCGCTGGGCATGGGCTTTATGTTTGAATATCTTTTTGCCATCCGTCAACAACCACATGCTTACTTCACCACCTGCAGAAAAGGCAACCAGCCTGCTTTTGTCTCGTGTGATATCAAAGCTGACGATTACCTCGTAGTCTGGCATCAGAGTTTTGCGTGGTTGACCTGTCTCGATATCCCACAGGATGATTTCCCTGGCTGAAGAAATGAGGGTTGGTGAATCGTACAGCCAACGCATACAGGAGATTAAACCATTGGCTTTGTGTCCTCGAAGCGTTTTCACGAGTTTGCCATCACGGACGTTTCGCAGTTGTATATCTGTTTCGCTGACAGCGATGGCAATCAAATCGCCTTCAGGCTGAAAACAGAGCGGCCGTTTCCAGGAGACTTTACCCAGATTTTCGATCGAGATAACCTCCTTGAATGTTTTCGTATCCCAGATTTTTACAGTGGTAGCACCCCAGGTTGATGCCAGTAAGCTTCCATTCGGATGATATACCAGATCGCCACGATTCTGCCTGGGATAACCTTTGTCACCATGAACAGCCAGAACTTTTCGGGTTTTCATATCCCAGAATTTGACTGAGTATTCACCGGCTGCCGTTGCAAATGTTTCACCAGAAGGATGAAACGCCAAATCGTGATAAGTGATAATCTCGTCCGTCAATTGAAACCCACCGAGGTCTGCGTGAGCAGGCCAGGCGCGAATGGTTCGATCGGTACCGCTCGAATAGATCAACTTATCGTCAGGGCTGTAAGCAACGCACCTGACAGAAGACGCATGTCCTCGAATAATTCTGGAATAGGTTCCCTTAACCAGATCCCAAATTTTCAGGGTTTGATCATCTCCACCTGATATTAACTGCGTATTGTCCTGATTGAATTGCAGCTTGTTGACAATGTCCGTACTCCCCTGCATTTCGAGCATTGGCTTCTTAGAACTTTTTTCCCAGACGCGTATGACCCTGCCATGATTGGTGGCCCCGGCAATGTACTTTCCATCGGCAGAAGCAGTCACGCACCATGTGCCACTGATAGGTTCTGTTCGGCCCTTCAGTGTTTCAAGAAGTTTGCCTTCCTGATCATCCCAGATAGTTATCCCCTGCTGCCACTGTCCCACCACGAGACCCTTTTCCGCATACGCCAGACTGAACGCATCACCAGCTGGTAATCGTCGCAGTTCTTTGCCTGTCTCAACATTCCAGATGGCAATTTCCGGCTCGCGACCACTGCATGCCAGGCGACTACCATCGCGACTGAATGCGATGGATAAAAGCTCGGTCGATTCGATGGTGAGTGTGTGAATTAATTCACCTGAAACCAGGTTCCAGATCTTCACTTCCTTTTTTTCTTTTTTGTCTGTCTGCGGACCATACATGGTAGCCAGGCGTGTGCCTTCCCTGTTGATGACCAGACGCCGAATGGGACCGGCATGAGCTGGCCATCGTTTCAGTTCTGTTCCATTCTCAGCGTCATAGAAAACGATATCTTTGGACTGTCCCGCGATAATCTGTTTGCCATCACGGCTGAGCACAAATTCCTGCCAGCCACCCCTGGGTGTAGGGATTTCCAAGGCATTGCCGCCGCACAGGCGTTTCAG from Planctomycetia bacterium encodes the following:
- a CDS encoding transposase, whose amino-acid sequence is MQRFLTTNVSDRFYPYLGGILRNLKCQLIRIGGIEDHIHLLIRQARDISTSEMVGELKSISSGWIHDEFPQSKDFYWQQGYAEFSVSLSGIDAVAAYIENQAEHHRVKSFQEELREFLEKHGIEFDERYMWD
- a CDS encoding acyl-CoA/acyl-ACP dehydrogenase, whose product is MNNDRGPAVLDEAKASFAETALKLGGKSEDEARRTGAIDKADDNVEAMFAARFQTTASPAHRAVWDNGVPIDLFVSTEPTVTADAQKVMDSSVEVIRKHRSAKTLMDSNKKITPQVFEELGSVGYWGLLVDKKYGGTGLPFAAFARFLTRMSLADATVSGLASVHGCIGAVDPLRTFGTEEQKQRFLPDLASGKRLSAFALTEPCAGSDLTALKTTATKAGDYYLVNGEKLFITNVVPGRTIGLVCLIENKPAVLIVDLPKEENAQFQIKKYGLHALKHTHNQGMIFKDLKVPADNLLTPTRGDGLTIAYHGLNLGRVALCAGAAGQMRVMMASMMPWSRYRVTYSQPIATRELVQRRLGRLAGLTIASDSLVAWCSGLIDQGYRGEMECIIAKIFGSESQKEAAIELFMKTHGGRAFLHGHIFGDNVHEFLAPCIYEGEGEMLGMAFFKSLVKQHGTQFFEPIGKTLAKLGIRKPNFANPAHLWALKGPLWEYSKWMMAQKTSGKTKAPLPIMPDALRGHAEFAVDWLNKAGVDISTTMRTHQLALADRQCRMAELSQRVQDAITILCTALYGGRQNDEILQKSADIACQDLTRKLTGQRPSDRYYKSVTKLGKELIDGGFKSFIDFELDEILMGY
- a CDS encoding PIN domain-containing protein; this encodes MSQRRLVDTNVIVRYLVQDHPRHAKVANQLFEACDRQELVLVILPAVLAECVFLLQSFYQCSRRDIAEVLSQLIKTRGVEISELPVNLDALSRYSQSNLHFVDCLIAAHAASNQLPVATFDTDFKKMKDVIVEIH
- a CDS encoding type II toxin-antitoxin system PrlF family antitoxin; the encoded protein is MLHSTLTKKGQTTIPNQVRESLHIMPGDRLEYIVQGDHAIIRVQPNAKSLKGALASKKGKHFSIGQIREAAAREYLRSQAK
- a CDS encoding protein kinase — encoded protein: MNETLPPTSNHSIDRLIAEYLQAIEAGKVPSREELLAQHPGYAEELRRFFADFDRVDRGAASLRVAGPNTSDYTDTPPGTLPTVCYFGDYELLEEIARGGMGIVYKARQVSLSRLVALKMLLKGEHANAKDAARFQAEAEAAAGLDHPNIVPIYEIGTHDGRQYLAMKFIEGKSLAKVDRSDARTEAARLLTIAKAVHFAHQRGVLHRDLKPGNILVDDASIHYVADFGLAKRVDAQVSLSETGDVIGTPRYMAPEQANGKKGLTTAVDTYALGVILYERLTGRTPHQGQTLLEVLRQLREETPANPRSLVPTLDRDLETICVKCLEKEPGRRYASSGELADDLQRWIDGKPIQARPAGWMERAMKWVKRRPAVAALFAVTLLAVLAAMVGVWYHVRQITEQIDLRDIAYDELKKEQKTTSELLVKESSARQQLTDALAREQKTSYVYRIPLAARELAANNVARTRELLEQSPEHLRGWEWYYLKRLCGGNALEIPTPRGGWQEFVLSRDGKQIIAGQSKDIVFYDAENGTELKRWPAHAGPIRRLVINREGTRLATMYGPQTDKKEKKEVKIWNLVSGELIHTLTIESTELLSIAFSRDGSRLACSGREPEIAIWNVETGKELRRLPAGDAFSLAYAEKGLVVGQWQQGITIWDDQEGKLLETLKGRTEPISGTWCVTASADGKYIAGATNHGRVIRVWEKSSKKPMLEMQGSTDIVNKLQFNQDNTQLISGGDDQTLKIWDLVKGTYSRIIRGHASSVRCVAYSPDDKLIYSSGTDRTIRAWPAHADLGGFQLTDEIITYHDLAFHPSGETFATAAGEYSVKFWDMKTRKVLAVHGDKGYPRQNRGDLVYHPNGSLLASTWGATTVKIWDTKTFKEVISIENLGKVSWKRPLCFQPEGDLIAIAVSETDIQLRNVRDGKLVKTLRGHKANGLISCMRWLYDSPTLISSAREIILWDIETGQPRKTLMPDYEVIVSFDITRDKSRLVAFSAGGEVSMWLLTDGKKIFKHKAHAQRAIAVALTKDDKRYVTVAENGQMHFWDAELGQELYSVRLNLLPSVLKFSPDGRYLVCAGMHDKIHFLDSASVEPVRPSLAITSGTEEQRK